A single region of the Nicotiana sylvestris chromosome 6, ASM39365v2, whole genome shotgun sequence genome encodes:
- the LOC138871177 gene encoding uncharacterized mitochondrial protein AtMg00240-like — protein sequence MEQNKQLTTVEYDEHCHLDNDPTLADVRSYQRLIGKLLYLTLTRPNIAYSVQTLSQFIQAPKQSHLEAAYRVVRYVKNEPGLGILMSAIGDMTLSAHCDSD from the coding sequence ATGGAACAAAATAAACAACTTACAACTGTTGAGTATGATGAACATTGTCATCTGGACAATGATCCAACACTAGCAGATGTGAGGAGCTATCAGAGGTTGATTGGAAAGCTTTTATACTTGACCTTGACAAGACCCAATATTGCTTATAGTGTGCAGACTCTAAGTCAATTTATTCAAGCTCCCAAGCAGTCTCATCTTGAAGCAGCATACAGGGTAGTCAGATATGTGAAGAATGAGCCAGGGCTTGGGATTCTTATGAGTGCAATTGGGGACATGACTCTTAGTGCACATTGTGATTCAGACTGA
- the LOC104229602 gene encoding aquaporin TIP1-2: MPISKITLGNLAEASQPDALKAALAEFISMLIFVFAGEGSGMAFGKLTNGGAATPAGLISAAIAHAFALFVAVSVGANISGGHVNPAVTFGAFVGGHITLFRSVLYWIAQLLGSVVACVLLKFATGGLETSAFALSTGVTPWNAVVFEIVMTFGLVYTVYATAVDPKRGNLGIIAPIAIGFIVGANILAGGAFDGASMNPAVSFGPAVVSWTWNSHWVYWLGPFVGAATAALVYEIIFIGDNTHEQLPTADY, translated from the exons ATGCCGATTTCAAAAATTACCCTCGGAAATTTAGCAGAGGCTAGCCAGCCTGATGCTCTCAAGGCTGCACTAGCTGAGTTCATTTCAATGCTCATCTTTGTTTTTGCCGGTGAAGGCTCTGGCATGGCCTTCG GTAAGCTAACAAATGGAGGAGCAGCCACGCCTGCTGGATTGATTTCGGcggctatagcccatgcctttgcCCTTTTTGTGGCAGTTTCAGTAGGAGCAAACATTTCTGGAGGTCATGTAAATCCTGCGGTCACATTTGGTGCTTTCGTGGGAGGTCACATTACCCTTTTCAGGAGTGTTTTGTATTGGATTGCCCAATTGCTTGGATCTGTCGTCGCTTGCGTGCTCCTCAAGTTTGCCACTGGTGGATTG GAAACATCGGCATTCGCACTCTCAACAGGAGTTACCCCATGGAACGCAGTTGTTTTTGAGATAGTGATGACCTTTGGCCTTGTTTACACCGTCTACGCAACTGCAGTTGATCCTAAGAGGGGCAATTTGGGAATTATTGCCCCAATTGCAATTGGTTTCATTGTGGGTGCCAATATCTTGGCCGGTGGAGCCTTTGATGGTGCATCAATGAACCCTGCTGTGTCTTTTGGTCCAGCAGTGGTTAGCTGGACATGGAACAGCCACTGGGTCTACTGGCTCGGACCATTTGTTGGTGCTGCCACTGCTGCTTTGGTTTATGAAATTATCTTCATTGGTGACAACACTCACGAGCAGCTCCCC